The segment CGGCCGCCGCCCCTCCTCCGGGAACCGCGCCTTGCGCAGCCCGGACGCGGCCGGCTCGCCCGCGACTCCGTTCACCAGGACCCGTACGAGCGCGAACGCCAGCAGTAGGGCCCGCAGCGGCCGTCCCGACAGCCCCGCCAGCCGCCACAACGCGGCCTCGCCGCCCCGCAGCAGCCAGCCGGCGACGAGGGCGGCCAGCAGGTGGCCCAGGACCATCGAGAGCGAGTACGACGCCATGGCCTCGGCGGCGGCGTGGCTTCCCGTGCGCATCCCCGTCATGCCCGACGACACGTGCGAGGGGTCGAGCCCGGCCTCGCGTACGACCCGTTCCGCCGCCTCCGGCGTGAGGCGCGCCGTGGGGTCGTTGCACAGCAGCCGCCCGGCGATCTCCATCAGCCCCGAGCCGCGGGCCGACACGGGCCGCGCGCAGATCTCCCCGGCGTTGAACATCGTGTGCAGCGCCAGCTGCCCGACCGCCAGCCCCGCCGCGATCCCGGGCAGCGACCGCTCCCGACCCGCCAGCGGCGCCGCGACCGCGAACACCGCCAGCAAGCCGCCCAGCAACGACCACGTGCCCACCGCGTGCCCCGCCGCGAGCGCGTGCGCGGTCGCGGACAGCGCGACGCAGACCGCGGTGAACACCGCGGCCCGAAGCAGTCTCATATCGGCGCCGGCACGACGCACTGAGCAAGCGGGGAGGGCCATGACGGTCGTCATCCTCTCACCGCCGCGGCACCCTGTGTACGGCAGGTCCTGGCTTGCGATATGGTGCGCGGCGCGCGCTCGGCGTCCCTTTTACACCCGTGCGCCGGGGTCCGGCATCCGCCGAATGAGCGGTATCACGTCAACAACGCGATTGCGCCCGGCTCTTCGCGGCAATACGTAGGGGTATGTCGAGCCGCAGCCAGGAGGCTGGAGCATGAGCATCTGGTGGTCCCTCCATTTGCGGCGCGAGGCTGCGAGCGTGCCGCTCGCCCGAAGGCTTCTCCTTGGGACAATGGAGACAGCCGGGGTCGATCCGGACATCTCCTATGACCTCTCCGTCGCTCTTTCCGAAGCATGCGCCAACGCCGTCGAACACGCCGCCGAAGGCGAGTACAGCGTCACCGCCCGCATCGACGGTGACCGCTGCCGCATCGAGGTCGCCGACTCCGGCCCCGGCTTCACCCACGGCGCGTACGGCGCAGCCCACGCCATCCCCCCGTACGGCGGCGCGCGACGCGTGCGTCCGCTCTCCAAGAAGGACCACACCGCCGAACACGGCCGTGGCCTCTTCCTCATCGAGGCGCTCGTCGACCACGTCCACTTCCACAACCGGCCGGGCCACGGTGCGGTCGTCAGCTTCGACAAGATCCTGAAGTGGCGGGACGACTCCCTGCTCAAGGCGTCGTGAGCCGGTCCCGCCACCTCTTATCTCACCTCGCCTCTACTCGGTCATGCCGATGCGTGACTTGACGGCCTTCATGTCCACGCTCAGGTCGGAGATCCGTTCGCTCATCGCCCCCACGAGCTCGTACACGGAGTCGAGCCGAAGCTCCACCCCGTCCAGACGGGTCGAGATCGCGTCGACGCGAGTCGAGATCCTGGAGAGCACCGGGCCGAGCTCCATCAGGCTGGAGCCGACCCTGTGAAGGTGCGCCTCCACGTTGTCCTGGCGGGCCTCCATGGCGGAGAAGCGTTCGCCGATCGGGCCGGCGAGGATTCGCTCCCCGATCCTGACGGCGGCGTCGGCCCAGAGCTGTTCCATCGACACGTAGCCCGCGGGCGCGACGGTCTGCCGGCGCGTCGCCTCCTCCGCGTCCAGGAGGTACGTGCGGACGCGCCGGGCGGTGTCGCTGTCGCGCAGGAGCATCGCGACGTTGAGGACAGTGCGACGGGTGAAGAGCATCAGTTGAGCTCGGCCCTGTGGATAACTTGAGTTTGAAGTGGACAGGTTGTCCACTTCAAAGCGCCGCAGGTCAGAGCCCCGGAGTGTCCGCAGGCCGTTCTCCGTGAGCTCGGCCGTATGGCGCTGCCGAAGCTTGTGGATAACGTCCTTGTGGACAGCGAAGTAGTCGGCGACGCCCTGCGTCGTCACGTGCAAACCGTCCGGCAGCAGCGCGAGCGCCTTCACCTTGTCGAGTACCTCGGTGCGCCCTACGACGCTGTCGCGCAGCGCGCGCGACTCGATCAGTGCGGTTTCCGGTGGCATTCGTATGCCTTCCCGTGTGGATTCGGTCGGTGGTGTGCCCGTATCCAGGGCTCAGGAGCGGGGGCTGCTCATCCGTCCACGTACTCGCCGACCGGTGCTGTCCACAGGCCACCGGCAATCCGCCACTTCACACACCCTCGACGCCTCGAACTCCAGTTGCCCCCACGCATACGGGACAACGAGCCGATTTACGTACAGTCACGGCCGGTAGACGCATGCAGGGAACACAGGAGCGGGTGGCCGGCCGCCGAATCCGGCGGCCAACCACCCGCTCCTGGCGGTCCGGTTGGTCGGGTCAGGCCTTCAGACCCGCCATCCAGGCCTCGATGTCCTCGGAGCGCCTGGGCAGTCCGGCGCTGAGGTTCCGGTTGCCGTCGGCCGTCACGAGGATGTCGTCCTCGATGCGCACGCCGATGCCGCGGTACTCCTCCGGGACGGTGAGGTCGTCGGACTGGAAGTACAGGCCGGGTTCGACGGTGAGCACCATGCCGGGCTCAAGGGTGCCGTCGACGTAGGTTTCGGTGCGCGCGGCGGCGCAGTCGTGGACGTCGAGGCCGAGCATGTGGCCGGTGCCGTGGAGGGTCCAGCGGCGCTGCAGGGCCAGTTCGAGGACGCGCTCGACGGGGCCGTCGAGCAGGCCCCATTCGACGAGCTTCTCCGCCAGTACGCGCTGGGCGGCGTCGTGGAAGTCGCGGTAGGCGGCACCGGGCTTCACGGCGTCGATGCCGGCCTGCTGGGACTCGTGGACGGCGTCGTAGATCTTGCGCTGGATGTCGGTGAAGCGGCCGTTGATGGGCAGCGTGCGCGTGACGTCCGCGGTGTAGAGGGTGTGGGTCTCCACGCCGGCGTCCAGGAGCAGCAGTTCGCCCGCTCGCACCGGGCCGTCGTTGCGCACCCAGTGCAGTGTGGTGGCGTGCGGGCCGGCGGCGCAGATGGAGCCGTAGCCGATGTCGTTGCCCTCGATGCGCGCGCGGAGGAAGAAGGTGCCCTCGATGTAGCGCTCGGAGGTGGCCTCGGCCTTGTCCAGCACGCGCACGACGTCTTCGAAGCCGCGGACGGTGGAGTCGACGGCCTTCTGGAGCTCGCCGACCTCCCAGTCGTCCTTGACCAGGCGCAGCTCGGAGAGGAACTCCTTCAGCTCGGCGTCGCGCTCGGCGGTCACCTTGTCGTGCAGGGCCGCTTCGACCCCGGCGTCGTGGCCGCGTACGACCCGCACCGCGCCGGACTTCTCGCGCAGCTCGTCGGCCGCCTTGCGCACGTCGCGGCAGGGCAGCCCGAGGAGCCGCTCGCCCTCGGCGAGGCTGTTGCGGCGGCCGGTCCACAGCTCGCCCTGGCCGTCGAGCCAGAACTCGCCGTTCTCGCGGGAGGAGCGGGGGAGCAGATAGGCGGTGGCGTCGTGACCGCCGTCGGCCCGCGGCTCCAGGACCAGGACGGCGTCCTGGGTCCGGTCGCCGGTGAGGTGGGCGTATTCGGTGGACGGGCGGAACGCGTACTCGGTGTCGTTGGCGCGCGTCTTGAGGTTGCCGGCCGGGATGACCAGCCGCTCCCCCGGGAAGCGCGCGGACAGTGCGGCCCGCCGCTTGGCGGCGTACGGGGCCTGCTCGACGGGCTGCAGGTCGTGCAGCTCGGTGTCGGCCCAGCCCGACTTCATTACTTCGGCGAGCTCGTCGGAGACGGCCGGGTAGAGGCCGTTCTTCCGCTTCTTGATGGGCTCGTCGCCCTCCGGGTTCTCCGGGGCGCGCTCCTCGGCCACGTGGTGCCTCCTCGCGATAGACCAGCACCCATCGTACGTAAGTACTTCTGGGCTGTGCCCGGCCTATTCGAAGCGCGCTGCCAGCAGGACGACGTCCTCCGGGCTGTCCGCCTCGTCCAGCCCGTCCGGCAGTACGGTGCGCAGGATGTGGTCGACCAGCACGGCCGGGTCGTCCAGGGCGGGGCGGGGCGCGGCGTTGGCGGCGGCGTGCAGGCGGGCGAGGGCGCGGTCCATGGGCTCGCCGGTGCGGTGCAGGAGGCCGTCGGTGTAGAGGAGCAGGGTCTCGCCGGCGCGGGCCTCGAATTCGGCACTGGGTGCCTCCCAGCAGGAGAGCATGCCCAGTGGCGCGGACAGCGAGGTCTCCAGGAATTCCACCCGCCTGGCGCCCACGACGAGCGGCGGGCAGTGCCCGGCGCCGGCCAGCAGGATCTTGCGCAGCTCGGGCTCGGCATACCCGAACAGCGCGGTGGCGGACCGGGCCGGCTCGGTGAGCCGCAGCAGCAGCTCCAGGTCGGACAGGACCGCGACCGGGTCCTCGCCCTCCATCACGGCGTACGCCCGCAGGGATGCCCGCAGCCGTCCCATCGCCGCGACCGCGCTGGGCCCGGAGCCGGTGACGCCGCCGACCGCCAGTCCCAGCGCGCCCTCGGGCAGCGGCAGGGCGTCGTACCAGTCGCCGCCGCCGCGCGGCCCGGTGCGGTGCCGCACCGCGAGGCGCACCCCGGGCACCCGGGGGAGCCGGGCGGGCAGCAGCTCGTCACGGAGCGTGGCCACGGTGGTACGGGCCCGGGTCAGCTCGACCAGGCGGGCGAGGTGCGCGGTGGCGTGCCGGCAGTACAGGCTCGCGAGGTGGCGCTGGCGCTCGACGGGCTGGGCGGGCTCGTCGTAGAACCAGACGGCGGAGCCCAGCGGTTCGCCGGCTCCGGCGGTCAGCGGGAGCGAGTAGCTGGCGCCGAAGCCCAGGTGGGCGGCTACTTCGCGGTGACGGGGGTCGAGTCCGGACTCGTGCAGCAGGTCGGCGTGGATGACCTCGCCGGCCGGTTCCGGCGCCCCTTGCGCGGTCCCTTCGCCGGCTTGCGCGAGTGCCCCCGCGGGCGGGACCGGAACCGTCTCGATCGTGCCCAGGTCGGCCCGCCCCAGGCCGAGCCCGACGGAGCTGTCCGGGCCGAGCCCGTCGGCCGGTTCCAGCACCACCAGTCCCCGGCGGGCGCCGAGCAGGGTGCCGCCGGCGCGCAGGAGTTCACGCAGAGCGTCGTCGAGATTGTTGGTTTGCGTGAGCCGTTCGGTGAGCTCGTGGAGCATCGTGAGGTCGGAAATCCAGCAGGCCAACCGGTCCTGGACGGCGGCCAGTTGGTCGACGGGCCGGAAGTCACCATGGTGGGTTTGCTGTTCGGGTGTGGGCGCGACGGGAGCGGGAGTGTGCGCCGATGTCGGAATCAGTGGGTCGATTCCGGCCACTTTTGGCAGGTGTGCGGCCGTCATGGCTGCCGGCTTTCACGATCTTTGTCGCGGCGGGCGCCGGGCTCCGCAGAGCAGCGCATTTCTGTCAATAGCATCGCAAACCCCCTGGTCATGCTGCGCCGCTATCAATGGATTCACTTGTACCGCCTCGTTGAGGCCATGTCCAGGATTGCCCAGGTAGATGGGCTGGTGTCGGGGTGGCGGTATAACCTGAGTCACTCCCTGTACCTTGGCTGAAAAAGGACACCCAGTGCCACGGTTCGGGGTCGACTGAGGGGGTTCGACAGCGCGTCATATCCATGTCAGTGGGTACGTACGAGGTGAGAGCAGGCGGCCAGGAACCTGGCGCCCGGCTCAAGCGTCCTAAACGACGCGGGCCGCTTTCTCACCCACGGCGGGTGGTTCGCACAGCCCAACGGGATTACACAGAGCAAGCGCAAGTGCCAGATGCAAGGCAAGCGCCATGCGCGCGCCACCCCCCGCCATGTTCCACGCTCGGCTTGAGACGTGATGCGCTGCCTCGTAAGCGGTGTGCTCCAGGTTACGTTGTGTAATGGGCAGATCCTTGGCTCCCTGAGTTCCCTGAGCTCCCTTAGCGCTGACGGAAAGGACGAGCACAAAATGCGCGAGATCCTCGGAAAGCGGCGCAAGGGCGGCACGGAGTTGCTGCGGGCTGCCCTCACATGCGCCGAGCAGTGGCAATGGCCGGTTGTGCCCGGTGCCGGGTACGACCCCGATGGCGGCCGGCGCAATCCGGCGGAGCGCGACTGCGCCTGTCTGCGCCCCGACTGTCCGGTGCCGGGGGTGCATCCGCACGATCCCGGCCTGCTCGCGGCGACCCACGATCCACGCATGGTGCGCTGGTGGTGGAGTTCGCGCCCCGATATGCCCCTGGTGCTTGCCACCGGCGGCCCGGTCTCGGCCGTGAGCCTGCCATTGGCCGCCGGTACCAGGGCCCTTGAGGTCTTCGACAAGCTCGGGGTCCGGGTCGGCCCCGTGGTGGCCACCCCCACCCGCATCGCGCTGCTGGTGGCCCCGTACGCGCTGGAGGAGCTCGGCGAACTCCTCGACCGGCAGGAGTGGGTGCCGACCTCGCTGCGCTATCACGGCCAGGGCGGATACGTCGTGCTGCCGCCCTCGCCCGTCGGGGCCGGGAAGGCCCGCTGGGTCCGGGCGCCGATGGTGGACGCGGGAGCGCGGGCGCCGTGGCTGCCCGGCGTCGCGGTCGTCATCAACACCCTGGTGCAGGCGGGCACGACGGAACCGGACGGCACCCGGCTCACGTACTGAGGGCCCATCACCCCCGGGTTGTTCACTCTTTCGGGTTGGGTCAGGGGGCTGTTGTCCGGCGAATGGCGCGCGGTCCCCTGATCGGCCCTTGCGCTGCCGCTATGTTCGGCGCATGAGCCGGATGGAGCCCGCGTCGAATCTGCGCCTGATCGCCCTCGCGAGCGTCGTCGCGCTCATCGCGCTGGTGCCCCTGGCCGCCGCGACCGCCGGGCCCCCGAGCGCCAAGGACCGCGGCCTGCTGGACGCGTTGCCGGTGCTCGGCACCTCCGACGACTCCCACGCCGCCAATGACGCCGATGACGCCGAGCCCGAAGACACCCGGCAGACCGCCTTGTGCGGCCCCCGCCTCGCCTCGCCCGAGGGCCTGCGCGCGCAGACCTGCACCATCAGCGAGGACGGCGACACCTGGGCGCGTACGTACTTCCGCAACGCGACCGGCGAAGCGCTCAGTGGCGTACTCACACTGATGCGGCCCGACGGGCGGACGGTGCAGGTGGACTGCCCCATCGGGGCGGACGAGCGGACCGGGAGCTGCGAGACGCCGCGCGAGCGGACCATTGCGGACCGGAGCTACGCGGCGGTGGCGGAGATCGCGAAGATCGCCAGGTCCGGAGCCGGGGCCGGTACCGGGGAGAATGCGGAACAGCTGCTGCTGCGCGCCGGATCCGGCACGAAACTCACGCAGCCGGAAAATTGAACGTCCGGTCGCTGGCGACGGGGGATGCACCAGCGACCGGACTGTTCAAACGGTAACAAGATTTCTCTCGTACGCAAATTCGTACGACCAGGTCCAGCCAGCCCAACTCCCCGCCATGGCCCGTGATTACCGGTCCGTAGCGGGAAGTGTGACCAGGATCACTTCTCGTGGTGCGTCAGCTGAGTGTGATCTGGCGGTTGGTGAAGCCGCTGCGCGCCCGCCGCTCGTCGGCCGTCAGCGGTTCCCCGGAGGCCAGCGCCTGCTCCAGCCGCTCGCCGAACGCGGCGGCCGGCTTCTCCACCTCGTCCGCGGACACCCCGACCGGCAGGTCCCAGACCGGGACGACCAGCCCGTGCGCCCTGAACGAGCCCACCAGGCGGGTGCCTTCGCCCAGCGAGGACTCCCCTGCGGCGTGCAGCCGGGCCAGCGCGTCGAGCAGCTTCTCCTCGGGGTGCGGCATGACCCAGCGCAGGTGGTTCTTCTCCGGCGTCTCGCACCAGTACGCGGCGTCGACGCCGGTCAGCCGTACGGTCGGGATCGCGGCCGCGTTCGCCCGCTCCAGGGACGCGGCGACCTCGCCGGTGGCGTCCACCGCGTCCTGCGCGCTGCCCAGCCAGAACTCGAAGCCGGTGTGCACGACGGGCGTGAACGGCGCGTCCAGGTCCAGGAGATCCTGCATCCGCGGCCCGTCCGCAGCCGGGCGGGTGCCCTCCACCGGCGATCCGGGGTTGGCGGAAAGCGCACGGGTGAGGGTGTCGGCCAGCGCCCGGCTCATGTCGCCCGACGCCGTGTCGTTCTGCAGCCCGAGCAGCACCGCGCCGGTGTCACGGCGCAGCCCCGGCCAGGCCATCGGCAGCACGGTGGCCAGCGTCACGGAGGGAACTCCCTCCGGCAGGCCACCTTTCAGGGTGAGTTCGACGGTCGCGGCCGGCACCAGCTCGCGCAGCGCCACCCAGTCGCACTCGCCCGGCAGCCCCTCGAACGGCCGCCGCACCAGCTCCGTCACCGCGTGCGCCGCCTCCCGGCCGTGGCACGCCTTGTACCGCCGCCCCGACCCGCAGGGGCACGGCTCGCGCGCTCCGACGACCGGGATCTCCCCGTCGGTGATCTGCGGGGTGCTTGCCTTGGTCGTCTTCGTCGGGCGCTTCTTGGCCATGGCTCGATCTCTCCCGGTAACGGCGGTGTTCCGGCGAGAGCCTAGCGCTCAACCCGTCAGCGGAAGGCCTGCGCGACACCTAGGTGACGCCCGCGCGCCGACTACCCGAGGTCCTCGAAGGGATCCGCGAAGTCGATCGGCACGTCGATCCGCGGCGCGAGATCGTCCCGCCGCGCGTGTCTGCCGCGCACCGCGAGCATCGCCCACACCGTCACCTCGCCGGGCGCGTCCCGCACGCCCCAGGCCATCGACAGGCTGCGTACGATGCCGAGCCCACGCCCGCCGCGAGCGGTCAGCGACGGACTGGCCGGCATCGGCCGGGTGGGCCCGCCGCCGTCCGTGACCTCGACCGTGAGCAGACTGTCCGTACCGAGCCGCCAGGACGCGCGGATACCGCTGCCGGGCGACATCCCGTCGTCCTCGAAGTCCGCGCCGAGCGCGCGCGCGTGCCTGCACGAGTTGCTGAGCAGCTCGGACAGGATCAGCACCGCGTCGTCGATCACCGTGTCCGGAACCCCGTGCGAACAGAGTTCCTTGCGCAGCTTCCGCCGCGCTTCAGCGACGCCCGTCGGACCATGGGGCAGGGCCATGGTCGAGGACGTCGGCACCTCCTGGGCCACCACCAGAGCCACCCCCGAGACCTCCTTCACCCCACGCCACGGGATGGATGCCCCCCTGGTCCGTACCGGAAACCGGCCGACAGCGATCTCTTGGGGCACTCACAACGGTCGAACACGGTCCGAACGCGCCGGTGCACACCCTGTGCGCGTCGGTGAGCTCACCGAGGCTCACCGGCCCAGTTGTGCGAGTACCTGCTTCGGCCGATTGGTGATGATCGCGTCCACCCCGAGCTCCACGCACAGCTCGACGTCCTCCGGTTCGTTCACCGTCCACACGTGCACCTGGTGCCCGGCCCGCTTCAGCCGCGCCACGTAGCCGGGGTTGGCCCGCAGGATCCGGATGCCGGGCCCGGCGATCCTCACCCCGGCCGGCAGCCGGCCGTCGCGGTGCCTGGGCAGCACGTACTGCATGAGGAAGACGGTCGGCACGCCGGGCGTGGCCAGGCGCACCCTGCGCAGCGAGCGTGAGGAGAAGCTCATCACCCGTACGCGTGAGGGCTCGCCCGGCGGCGGCCCGGCCAGCCCGAAGCGGCCGAGGGTCTCCAGCAGCCGGTCCTCGACCTGGCCCGCCCAGCGCGTGGGGTGCTTGGTCTCGATCGCCAGCTCGATGCGGCGGTCGGTGTCCGCGACGAGCTGCAGCAGCCGTTCCAGGGTCAGTACGCGGCTGAGCTCCTCCGGGTCCGTGTCGAACAGGTCGGGCTCCTCGGCGTCCGCGTGCTGGCCCTTCCAGGAGCCGAAGTCGAGCGTGGCGAGATCGGCCAGCTCCATCGCGGACACGGCGCCCCGGCCGTTGGACGTACGGTTCACGCGCCGGTCGTGCACACACACGAGCGTGCCGTCGGCGGTGAGACGCACATCGCATTCGAGCGCGTCGGCGCCGTCCTCGATGGCCTTGCGGTAGGCCGCGAGCGTATGTTCCGGGACATCCTCCGAGGCTCCACGGTGGGCGACGACCTGGATCGGAGTGCCGGAATCATAAGTCACCGGGCTATCGTGCCATCGCCGGTCCGTCGGGCGTTTACGGCGGTCTGACGCCCGATGGGAAAAGCTGTGTTCAGCCTGTCGGTCATTACTTCCGTCTTGAGTTCCGTCTTACCCCGAGGAGAACAGCTGTGAGCACCGAGAACGAGGTCGGCCCGGCTCCGGCTGCGAGTGAGTCGCCCGCGCCTTCCGTTACGGATGCGGCGGAGCCGCAGACGGCCCAGCTGCCCGCCGTACCGCCGACTCCTCCCATCGCGCCCCCGGCGCCCCCGGTGGCCCCCGCGGTTCCGTCGTCGGCCCCGGTGCCGGCCGCTGTCGCCACGGCCGAGCCGCCCACCCCGCCCGCGTACGGCCCCCCGGCCGCTCCCGCTGCACCTGCCGCCCCTGCCGCCTTCGGCGCCGAGGCCCCGCCCGCCCAGCCCGTGTACGGCGCTCCCGCCCCGCTGCCGGCCTCCCCCGGCGGACCGGAAGGGCCCGTCTGGGGCGCCCCGGTCCCGGGCGCGCCGGCCCCCGCGCCGAAGAAGTCCGGCAACGGCGGGCTCGTCGCCGCTGTCCTGGTCGCGGCGCTCCTCGCGGGCGGCGTAGGCGGCGGCGTCGGCTACTGGGCCGCCGACCGCAACAGCGACAACGCGTCCAGCTCCACCACCGTCACCACCTCCGGCAGCTCCAAGGACCTCAGCCGCGCCTCCACCTCGGTCGCGGCCATCGCCAAGAAGGCCCTCCCCAGCGTCGTGACCATCGAGGCCACCGGCAGCTCCGAGAGCGGCACCGGCACCGGCTTCGTCTTCGACAAGCAGGGCCACATCCTCACCAACAACCACGTCGTCGCCCCCGCCGCCGACGGCGGCAAGCTCACCGCGACCTTCTCCGACGGCAAGAAGTACACCGCCGAGGTCGTCGGCCGCGCCTCCGGCTACGACGTCGCCGTCATCAAGCTCAAGGGCATCAGCGCCGACAAGCTCACCCCCCTCGCCCTCGGCGACTCCGACGCCACCGCCGTCGGCGACGCCACCATCGCCATCGGCGCCCCCTTCGGCCTCTCCGGCACCGTCACCACCGGCATCGTCAGCGCCATGCACCGCCCCGTCGCCTCCAGCGACGGCACCGGCTCCAGCGCCTCGTACATGTCCGCCATACAGACCGACGCCTCCATCAACCCGGGCAACTCCGGCGGCCCCCTCCTCAACGGCCAGGGCGCCGTCATCGGCATCGACTCCGCCATCCAGTCCACCGGCAGCTCGGACAGCACCACCCAGTCCGGCAGCATCGGCCTCGGCTTCGCCATCCCCATCAACCAGGCCAAGCGCGTGGCCCAGGACCTCATCAAGACCGGCCAGCCGGTCTACCCGGTCATCGGCGTCTCCGTCGACTCCTCCTACACCGGCGAGGGCGCCAAGATCTCCACCGGCACCGACGCCATCACCTCCGGCGGCCCCGCCGCCGCCGCGGGTCTCCAGGCCGGCGACATCATCACCAAGTTCGACGACGCCGTCATCGACTCCTCCCCCACCCTCATCGCCGAGATCTGGCAGCACGAGCCCGGCGAAAAGGTCACCCTCACCTACACCCGCTCCGGCCAGTCCCACACCGTCTCCCTCACCCTCGGCGAGCGCAAGGGCGACAGCACCAGCTGATCCCTCGCAGCCCCCTCCCCCGACCCGTTAGGCTGTCCCCGCGTCACCCCAGGTGGGCGACGCGGGGTGGGTTGCCCGAGCGGCCTAAGGGAACGGTCTTGAAAACCGTCGTGGCGCGAGTCACCGTGGGTTCAAATCCCACACCCACCGCATGCAGGTCAGCGTAGGTGCTGGTCAGAAGGGGTGCCTCTCGATGAGAGGCACCCCTTCCGCGTTGAGCCTGTCTCACCCCGTATCGCCGGTATCCCACTGTTGACCAGGGCGTACGGCCAACCTGTGGCCAGCTTTCAGGGCGTCTGCGGGTCGTCCTCCTGGTCGGCAAAGCCCTTGTCGATCAGGTCGTTCATCCGGTCTTCCTCGCCGTCCAGCACCTTCGCGTAGTAGCGCTGGAGTACCGCGATGCTCTGGCCGGCCCGGCGGGCGGTCTCGGCGAGGCTCACCCCTGAGCGCAGCCAGAAGGACACACAGGCGTGCCGGAGGTCGTACGGAATGAACGCGAGCGGTGAGGCGACCTGAGCCGGTGTGAGCGCGGTTCGGCGTGCTTCCTTCCACACCGCGCCGTACTCCTGCGATCGGACGGGCCCGCCCCGGACGGCGCGGAACAGACGGCCGTCGTCGCCGGTGCCGAACTGCTCGATGTGCTCGCGCAGCAGCAGTACCAGGGCGGGCGGGATCGGTACCCGGCGCACGGTCCGGCGGGCGCGGTGCTTCAGCCCCCGTTCCTCGTACGGCTTCCCGTCGTCGGTCCATCCTGAACCGACCTGTGGGCGGGCCCCGGAGAGGTCCACACGGCCCCATCCGGTCTCGGGAAGCGTGCACTGCTCGACACTGAGCACGGAGACTTCCTCCGGCCGCATGGCCGCGTAGTACATGCACCCGAAGAACGCTGACAGGTGCGCGCCGCGCCGCCCCTGGCCGCGCACGGCCTTGAGCAGCGCGCTTGCTTGGGCGGGCGTGGCCACGCTGCGTTCGTCCAGCTCTTCCACGGCCTTGGGGATCTCCCAGTGGACGCGACTGAGCGGGTTGCTCGGCAACAACTCCTTTTCCACAGCCAGGCGCAGGCAGTTGCTCAGTACCGCCCGGCGCCGCCTGATCGTGTTCGGGGCAGCAGCCTTTCCATCCTTCTTCCGCGCCAGCTCATCAAGGACCGTGCGCATCTTCTTCGCGCTGTCCAGATCCACGACCGCCGGCGCGTGCTTTTCGGCCCACGCCAGTGCCTGAGCTTCGGCGTCCGGCGGGTCCTCCTTGTGCCTGCCGGCGTTGAATGCCCACTGGTAGAGAGCGCGTCGCAGCAGTTCCCCATCCGGTCGGCCCTTGCCGTCCGGGCAGAGCGCCATGGTCGCGATGGTCAAGCTCTCCGCGATGCTCGCGCGGTGCTTCGCGGCGGCCGTAGGCCACTTCATGGCCGCGTGGTCCCGTGCGTGGGCGTACCAGGACGTTCGGTTGAGCTGGCGAAGCTCGGAGACGGGTAGCCCTGTCTCCGTGTCGAACGCCTCGCCGCTTCGGGCCGCCGTCACCAATTGTGCTCGGCGTGCGTCGGCGAGGGTCTTGGTCAGGAAAGGCGCTTGGTGAACCTTGCCGCCGACAGTCCAACGGAGTTGGAAAGGGGCGCTCTTGCTCGCGCGGCGACGGATGTTCCACACGCGCACGTCGTAGCTGTGCATGCATCTCTCCTTCATGCCGAAGGGGCCCGCCATATCGGCGGGCCCCTTCGGGTTGGTGCTTCGGATCAGGCGGCTTCTTCGCAGCGGTCCCACCAGGCATCAAGGTCCGCCCGACGCACGCGGAGCTGTCCGTTGGGGAGCTTGTGGAGCTTCGGTGCCTTGCCTCGTGCGCGCATGCGGTAGAAGGCGGCGCGGCTCATTTCGATCTCTTCGAGGACTTCACGGAGTTTGAGCGGGCGGGCCATGACTGCTACTCCTCGGCTCGGTCTTCT is part of the Streptomyces sp. NBC_01262 genome and harbors:
- a CDS encoding helix-turn-helix transcriptional regulator — protein: MARPLKLREVLEEIEMSRAAFYRMRARGKAPKLHKLPNGQLRVRRADLDAWWDRCEEAA
- a CDS encoding tyrosine-type recombinase/integrase — its product is MHSYDVRVWNIRRRASKSAPFQLRWTVGGKVHQAPFLTKTLADARRAQLVTAARSGEAFDTETGLPVSELRQLNRTSWYAHARDHAAMKWPTAAAKHRASIAESLTIATMALCPDGKGRPDGELLRRALYQWAFNAGRHKEDPPDAEAQALAWAEKHAPAVVDLDSAKKMRTVLDELARKKDGKAAAPNTIRRRRAVLSNCLRLAVEKELLPSNPLSRVHWEIPKAVEELDERSVATPAQASALLKAVRGQGRRGAHLSAFFGCMYYAAMRPEEVSVLSVEQCTLPETGWGRVDLSGARPQVGSGWTDDGKPYEERGLKHRARRTVRRVPIPPALVLLLREHIEQFGTGDDGRLFRAVRGGPVRSQEYGAVWKEARRTALTPAQVASPLAFIPYDLRHACVSFWLRSGVSLAETARRAGQSIAVLQRYYAKVLDGEEDRMNDLIDKGFADQEDDPQTP
- a CDS encoding glycerophosphodiester phosphodiesterase translates to MTYDSGTPIQVVAHRGASEDVPEHTLAAYRKAIEDGADALECDVRLTADGTLVCVHDRRVNRTSNGRGAVSAMELADLATLDFGSWKGQHADAEEPDLFDTDPEELSRVLTLERLLQLVADTDRRIELAIETKHPTRWAGQVEDRLLETLGRFGLAGPPPGEPSRVRVMSFSSRSLRRVRLATPGVPTVFLMQYVLPRHRDGRLPAGVRIAGPGIRILRANPGYVARLKRAGHQVHVWTVNEPEDVELCVELGVDAIITNRPKQVLAQLGR
- a CDS encoding S1C family serine protease; protein product: MSTENEVGPAPAASESPAPSVTDAAEPQTAQLPAVPPTPPIAPPAPPVAPAVPSSAPVPAAVATAEPPTPPAYGPPAAPAAPAAPAAFGAEAPPAQPVYGAPAPLPASPGGPEGPVWGAPVPGAPAPAPKKSGNGGLVAAVLVAALLAGGVGGGVGYWAADRNSDNASSSTTVTTSGSSKDLSRASTSVAAIAKKALPSVVTIEATGSSESGTGTGFVFDKQGHILTNNHVVAPAADGGKLTATFSDGKKYTAEVVGRASGYDVAVIKLKGISADKLTPLALGDSDATAVGDATIAIGAPFGLSGTVTTGIVSAMHRPVASSDGTGSSASYMSAIQTDASINPGNSGGPLLNGQGAVIGIDSAIQSTGSSDSTTQSGSIGLGFAIPINQAKRVAQDLIKTGQPVYPVIGVSVDSSYTGEGAKISTGTDAITSGGPAAAAGLQAGDIITKFDDAVIDSSPTLIAEIWQHEPGEKVTLTYTRSGQSHTVSLTLGERKGDSTS